The proteins below come from a single Halostagnicola larsenii XH-48 genomic window:
- a CDS encoding DUF3311 domain-containing protein, with amino-acid sequence MSRAELVGWGVLGLALAVFSIPWFLWGNETVVAGLPVWLWWHVGWMVLTAVVFWIFTERAWGIGIDADVGDPPDETRSHPSAGGRPESAPANEGDST; translated from the coding sequence ATGAGCCGTGCCGAACTCGTCGGGTGGGGGGTCCTCGGGCTGGCACTCGCCGTCTTCTCGATACCGTGGTTCCTCTGGGGGAACGAGACCGTCGTCGCCGGGCTGCCGGTGTGGCTCTGGTGGCACGTGGGATGGATGGTGCTCACCGCGGTCGTCTTCTGGATTTTCACGGAGCGCGCGTGGGGGATCGGAATCGACGCCGACGTGGGCGACCCGCCGGACGAAACGCGGTCGCACCCCTCCGCAGGCGGACGGCCTGAGTCCGCACCCGCCAACGAGGGTGATTCGACGTGA
- the dnaG gene encoding DNA primase DnaG has translation MEDTSKYLIHADVTAEGVVERSDVVGAVFGQTEGLLGDELDLRDLKQSQKVGRIDVEIASTNGQSHGTLTIATSLDKVETATLAASLETITRIGPCRAALEITGIEDVRAAKRKEVVDRAKELLRTGFDDSVMTSEEILTEVRQHVRVEDITEYEGLPAGPRVQDSDAIIVVEGRSDVLTLLKYGVKNAIAVEGTNVPDAVAELTTHRTVTAFLDGDRGGDLILEELAQVGEVDYVTFAPADKSVEDLDHHQLFAALRNKVPYETISELNEPQEAVAATDGSAKPAPPVPPRTETDSLERDEQRTTDEEGSETAADAGGFVPDDSAGASAAEGGVESPTTNGEQTAVTAETKSVDPEPTGAAPTESSGPDGIADTEAADTMAAESTESDEVNARDGPKTVYEHANEVVRGGTGTVRLLNADGNALEKAPASDAYETLEASADEPTTIVLDSVLEQRLLDLAADRGVGRIVARALGEFTKRPTAVRIHAIDEVAEEPPNRA, from the coding sequence ATGGAAGACACGTCCAAATATCTCATCCACGCCGACGTCACGGCCGAAGGGGTCGTCGAGCGAAGCGACGTCGTCGGGGCCGTCTTCGGGCAGACCGAAGGGCTTCTCGGCGACGAACTCGACCTTCGTGACCTCAAACAATCCCAGAAGGTGGGTCGCATAGACGTCGAAATCGCCAGCACGAACGGCCAGTCACACGGAACGCTGACGATCGCGACCAGCCTCGATAAAGTAGAAACCGCGACGCTCGCGGCGTCGCTCGAGACGATCACCCGCATCGGTCCGTGTCGGGCCGCACTCGAGATCACCGGCATCGAAGACGTCCGGGCGGCAAAGCGCAAGGAGGTCGTCGACCGCGCGAAAGAACTCCTCAGGACGGGATTCGACGACTCCGTGATGACCTCCGAGGAAATTCTCACGGAGGTCCGCCAGCACGTTCGCGTCGAAGACATTACCGAATACGAGGGGCTGCCCGCAGGCCCGAGAGTACAGGACAGTGACGCGATCATCGTCGTCGAAGGCCGCTCCGACGTGCTCACGCTGCTCAAATACGGCGTCAAGAACGCCATCGCCGTCGAAGGAACGAACGTTCCGGACGCAGTCGCGGAACTCACAACCCACCGAACCGTGACCGCCTTCCTCGACGGCGACCGCGGGGGCGACCTCATCCTCGAGGAGCTCGCGCAGGTCGGCGAGGTCGATTACGTCACGTTCGCGCCGGCGGACAAATCGGTCGAGGACTTAGACCACCACCAGCTGTTCGCCGCGTTGCGCAACAAGGTCCCCTACGAAACCATCTCCGAACTGAACGAGCCCCAGGAGGCCGTCGCGGCGACCGACGGGAGCGCGAAACCCGCACCGCCGGTTCCGCCCCGAACCGAGACGGATTCGCTCGAGCGCGACGAACAGCGGACGACAGACGAGGAGGGGTCGGAAACCGCGGCCGACGCTGGCGGGTTCGTCCCGGACGATAGCGCAGGGGCGAGTGCCGCGGAAGGCGGCGTCGAATCGCCGACGACCAACGGGGAACAGACCGCAGTTACCGCCGAAACGAAGTCAGTCGACCCGGAACCGACCGGAGCAGCGCCCACGGAGTCGAGCGGTCCCGATGGGATCGCCGATACGGAGGCGGCCGACACGATGGCTGCCGAGTCCACTGAAAGCGATGAGGTCAATGCTCGAGACGGCCCGAAAACCGTCTACGAACACGCGAACGAAGTCGTTCGCGGCGGGACCGGTACCGTTCGGCTCCTCAACGCGGACGGGAACGCGCTCGAGAAAGCGCCCGCGAGTGACGCCTACGAAACCCTCGAGGCGAGCGCGGACGAACCGACGACGATCGTTCTCGATTCGGTGCTCGAGCAGCGACTGCTGGATCTGGCGGCCGACCGCGGCGTCGGGCGGATCGTCGCTCGAGCGCTCGGCGAGTTTACGAAGCGACCGACCGCGGTTCGAATTCACGCCATCGACGAGGTGGCCGAGGAACCGCCGAACCGGGCGTAA
- a CDS encoding cytochrome d ubiquinol oxidase subunit II, whose translation MTDPVSNPVYAVAWLPEVWFWLLFGILTIYVVLDGFDFGVGLIYGTRESERERETLHAAFGPIWKANEVWFVLFVTVLFAAFPSVYANLLSRHYLLIFLLLLGLILRGVGVKLRKERDDQRWKRYCDHAFVTGSVLSPLVLGAFVVQWVFPDVSFPVALVGGVTLLGLCLVLGATFLAIKTRDSLRAEMVTYTTKATPAYVVCFAGTGGVLYAVGSAALEVVALAAVATVVCSLGVVGGARLESYALAFGSAAGVAVSFVGLLAVHLFPMIDPAAGLAIGDAIVAPATLHVTTIMAAIFLPIVGLGFVMLYSIFEGVADPQDGY comes from the coding sequence ATGACTGACCCGGTATCGAACCCCGTCTACGCCGTCGCGTGGCTCCCGGAGGTGTGGTTCTGGCTGCTGTTCGGCATCCTGACGATCTACGTGGTCCTCGACGGGTTCGACTTCGGCGTCGGGCTCATCTACGGGACTCGAGAGAGCGAACGCGAGCGCGAGACGCTCCACGCCGCCTTCGGGCCGATTTGGAAGGCGAACGAGGTCTGGTTCGTCCTCTTCGTGACAGTCCTCTTTGCGGCGTTCCCGAGCGTCTACGCGAACCTCCTCTCGCGTCACTACCTGCTGATATTCCTGTTGCTTCTGGGGTTGATCCTGCGCGGCGTCGGGGTCAAACTCCGGAAAGAGCGCGACGACCAGCGGTGGAAGCGCTACTGTGATCACGCGTTCGTGACCGGAAGCGTCCTATCACCGCTCGTCCTCGGCGCGTTCGTCGTCCAGTGGGTGTTCCCCGATGTTTCGTTCCCCGTTGCCCTCGTCGGCGGCGTCACCCTCCTCGGGCTCTGTCTCGTTCTCGGCGCGACGTTCCTCGCGATCAAGACCCGCGACTCGCTCCGGGCGGAGATGGTAACCTACACGACGAAGGCGACGCCGGCCTACGTCGTCTGCTTCGCCGGTACCGGCGGCGTCCTGTACGCCGTCGGAAGCGCCGCCCTCGAGGTCGTCGCCCTCGCCGCGGTCGCGACCGTCGTCTGTTCGCTCGGGGTCGTCGGCGGCGCGCGCCTCGAGAGCTACGCCCTCGCGTTCGGATCGGCGGCGGGCGTCGCGGTCAGCTTCGTCGGCTTGCTCGCCGTTCACCTGTTCCCGATGATCGATCCGGCGGCGGGGCTCGCGATCGGCGATGCGATCGTCGCCCCGGCGACGCTCCACGTCACGACGATCATGGCGGCGATCTTTCTCCCCATAGTGGGGCTGGGATTCGTCATGCTGTACTCGATCTTCGAGGGCGTCGCCGATCCACAGGACGGCTACTGA
- a CDS encoding ArsR/SmtB family transcription factor has protein sequence MARLFPLRSDAQSAGDEPRVVDLEDEDADAVFGALSSSTAREIYSTLAEEPGTPSDIAEAVDSSIQNVRYHLEKLEDAGLVEVVDTWYSSRGNEMSVYATADGPLIVTSDESTAAKVRTALSRFLGGVGALAAGSLLVQYGLQRYVSSEIGNDAAPASGGSDGDSGGDDGAGGDAETMDDRSGGDSSSSDGGSAGDDSTADGGDIGTAQHDGSNGTESDAAGSGGGDSPSGEQGGDSSTTDTTGQGDGAGSGGHEVADDGGIIGDVFGDNAAEMVDTVATSLSSMPPGLLFFLGGLSVLICVTVYWYWRSY, from the coding sequence ATGGCCCGACTGTTCCCCCTGCGCTCCGACGCCCAATCCGCAGGGGACGAACCGCGGGTCGTCGACCTCGAGGACGAGGACGCCGACGCGGTCTTCGGCGCGCTCTCGTCCTCGACCGCACGAGAGATTTACTCGACGCTGGCCGAGGAACCGGGAACCCCGAGCGACATCGCCGAGGCGGTCGATTCGTCGATCCAGAACGTCCGCTATCACTTAGAAAAGCTCGAGGACGCCGGCCTCGTCGAAGTCGTCGACACCTGGTACTCCTCGCGCGGGAACGAGATGAGCGTCTACGCGACCGCCGACGGGCCGCTGATCGTCACGAGCGACGAGTCGACCGCGGCGAAAGTTCGAACTGCCCTCTCGCGGTTTCTCGGCGGCGTGGGCGCGCTCGCGGCCGGAAGCCTGCTCGTCCAGTACGGCCTCCAGCGCTACGTTTCGTCTGAGATTGGAAACGACGCGGCACCCGCCTCGGGGGGCAGCGATGGCGATTCCGGCGGCGACGACGGCGCTGGCGGGGACGCCGAAACGATGGACGATCGGTCTGGCGGCGACAGTTCCTCGAGCGATGGCGGCTCGGCGGGCGACGACTCGACGGCCGACGGCGGAGACATCGGAACCGCACAACACGACGGGTCCAACGGAACCGAAAGCGACGCCGCCGGTAGCGGCGGTGGCGATTCCCCGTCCGGTGAGCAGGGGGGAGACTCGAGTACAACTGACACCACAGGACAGGGCGACGGCGCCGGTAGCGGCGGACACGAGGTCGCTGACGACGGCGGCATCATCGGAGACGTATTCGGCGACAACGCCGCCGAAATGGTGGATACGGTGGCGACTTCACTCTCGAGCATGCCACCTGGGTTGCTCTTTTTCCTCGGCGGGCTATCGGTGTTGATCTGCGTAACGGTCTACTGGTACTGGCGTTCGTACTGA
- a CDS encoding DUF92 domain-containing protein has translation MTAPVWRAGAFAVLSTLSLALPLFGPEPTLILASVVILGALIVTDGRLFDLLAYPDDYEDGRLYGVIAFVFGAGILGFFTTAFSMPVSVLVGTVVLVGYGNLAERLARRRVEHGVRSVTAFCVGGAVAGVAGQIATLSIVGDSLESALPAVLFLAASGVLLAALLRDVLLLYDDPVIMLSVGLLLWLLAELETAIGPVEILAALAVTIALGYVSYALDTASIAGMLTGILLGLLTIVLGGYGWFVVLISFFGIGGLSTKFRYDEKETRGVAEDNDGARGSGNVLGNSAVGVAAVLGYAASSADMIPTEPELFLFAFAGSVAAAMSDTLSSEVGSVFDRPLLITTLEPVDPGTDGGVTWQGTVAGFVGAAIVAVLSFGFFAEVDAAGTAIIATAGFVGMLVDSVLGATLEGTTLGNQGVNFLATLSGAIFCALVVLSMAALA, from the coding sequence GTGACAGCACCCGTCTGGCGAGCCGGCGCATTCGCAGTGCTTTCGACGCTGTCGCTCGCCCTTCCGCTCTTCGGGCCCGAGCCTACACTTATTCTCGCTTCGGTGGTGATTCTGGGAGCGCTCATCGTTACCGACGGGCGGCTCTTCGATCTCCTCGCGTATCCGGACGACTACGAAGACGGACGCCTCTACGGCGTCATCGCCTTCGTTTTCGGTGCCGGTATCCTCGGCTTTTTCACGACGGCGTTCTCGATGCCCGTGTCCGTGCTGGTCGGAACGGTCGTCCTCGTCGGGTACGGCAACCTCGCGGAACGGCTCGCTCGCCGTCGCGTAGAGCACGGCGTCCGCTCCGTGACCGCGTTCTGTGTCGGCGGCGCCGTCGCCGGTGTAGCCGGCCAGATCGCGACGCTCTCGATCGTCGGTGACTCCCTCGAGTCCGCGCTCCCGGCTGTCCTCTTCCTGGCCGCAAGCGGTGTCCTGCTCGCGGCGCTGTTGCGGGACGTCCTCTTGCTGTACGACGATCCGGTGATCATGCTGTCGGTCGGCCTGCTCCTCTGGTTGCTCGCGGAACTCGAGACGGCGATCGGACCGGTCGAAATCCTCGCTGCGCTCGCCGTGACGATCGCGCTCGGCTACGTCTCCTACGCGCTCGATACGGCCTCGATCGCGGGGATGCTGACCGGCATCTTACTCGGCCTGCTGACCATCGTCCTCGGCGGGTACGGTTGGTTCGTCGTCCTCATCTCCTTTTTCGGCATCGGCGGACTCTCGACGAAGTTCAGGTACGACGAGAAAGAGACTCGCGGCGTCGCTGAGGACAACGACGGCGCTCGCGGGAGCGGAAACGTGTTGGGTAACTCCGCAGTCGGGGTGGCCGCGGTGCTCGGCTACGCTGCCAGCTCCGCCGACATGATCCCCACCGAACCCGAGCTGTTTCTCTTCGCCTTCGCGGGGTCGGTCGCCGCCGCGATGAGCGACACCCTCTCTAGCGAAGTCGGGAGCGTCTTCGACAGACCGCTGTTGATCACGACGCTCGAGCCGGTCGACCCCGGCACCGACGGGGGCGTGACCTGGCAGGGGACCGTCGCCGGCTTCGTCGGTGCGGCGATCGTCGCGGTGCTCTCCTTTGGCTTTTTCGCCGAGGTGGACGCCGCCGGTACGGCGATCATCGCGACCGCCGGCTTCGTCGGAATGCTCGTCGATAGCGTTTTGGGGGCGACCCTCGAGGGGACGACACTCGGCAACCAGGGCGTGAACTTCCTCGCGACGCTCAGCGGGGCGATCTTCTGCGCGCTGGTCGTGTTATCGATGGCAGCGCTCGCCTGA
- a CDS encoding sodium:solute symporter family protein, which yields MTLSIQLGIIVGYLLLALAVGLLAYRLTERTAEDFYLASRTVGTVVLLFTTFATLLSAFTFFAGPNMAYEWGPEWILVMGLMDGIIFAILWYVIGYKQWLLGRRYDYVTLGEMLGDRFASRGLRGLVAGVSLVWLFPYVMLQQVGAGTALEALTDGAVPYAMGAGLITLFMILYVVVAGFRGIAWTDTLQGAFMLATTWLAFAWVLVAVGGLETATGSLTDSPATTEFLALGSANYTPQWMLSTAITIGFGVAMFPQVNQRFFVASSKRVVKRSFALWPILCVLLFVPSFLLGVWAQGLGLEMGESGNILPVILNEYTPVWFAAIVIAGAMAAMMSSSDSMLLSGSSYFTRDLYRPFVEADLPDRREDLLARAGVVCFAVATFLASLYNPATLFELGDAAFSGFAQLALPIVLALYWRGTTRSGLIAGIVGSQAFYLSSLFFPPLPGSYAGWTAGVVGMLLGVVLTVVVSWATTSVVEDRRSRYFDGSMGD from the coding sequence GTGACGCTCTCGATCCAGCTGGGGATCATCGTCGGTTACCTGCTACTGGCGCTGGCGGTCGGCCTCCTCGCGTACCGATTGACCGAACGGACCGCCGAGGATTTCTACCTGGCGAGCCGGACCGTCGGGACGGTCGTCCTCCTGTTTACGACCTTCGCGACGCTGCTGTCTGCGTTCACCTTCTTCGCGGGCCCGAACATGGCCTACGAGTGGGGCCCGGAGTGGATCCTCGTGATGGGGTTGATGGACGGGATCATCTTCGCCATCCTCTGGTACGTCATCGGCTACAAACAGTGGCTGCTCGGCCGGCGCTACGACTACGTCACGCTCGGGGAAATGCTCGGGGACCGGTTCGCCTCGAGAGGCCTCCGCGGACTCGTCGCCGGGGTGAGCCTCGTCTGGCTCTTTCCGTACGTCATGCTCCAACAGGTCGGTGCCGGGACGGCCCTCGAGGCGTTGACCGACGGGGCTGTCCCCTACGCGATGGGGGCCGGCCTCATCACGCTGTTTATGATCCTCTACGTCGTCGTCGCGGGCTTTCGGGGCATCGCCTGGACGGATACGCTGCAGGGCGCGTTCATGCTCGCGACCACCTGGCTCGCGTTCGCGTGGGTGCTGGTCGCCGTCGGCGGCCTCGAGACGGCGACGGGGTCCCTGACCGACTCGCCGGCGACGACGGAGTTCCTCGCGCTCGGCAGCGCAAACTACACGCCACAGTGGATGCTCTCGACGGCGATCACGATCGGCTTCGGCGTCGCGATGTTCCCGCAGGTGAACCAGCGCTTTTTCGTCGCGAGTTCGAAGCGGGTCGTCAAACGCTCGTTCGCGCTCTGGCCGATCCTCTGTGTCCTGCTTTTCGTCCCGTCGTTCCTCCTCGGCGTCTGGGCGCAAGGGCTGGGCCTCGAGATGGGCGAGAGCGGGAACATCCTCCCCGTCATCCTGAACGAGTATACGCCGGTCTGGTTCGCCGCAATCGTCATCGCCGGCGCGATGGCGGCGATGATGTCCTCGTCGGACTCGATGTTACTCTCCGGATCGTCGTACTTCACTCGAGACCTCTATCGGCCGTTCGTCGAGGCCGACCTCCCGGATCGACGCGAGGATCTGCTCGCCCGCGCGGGCGTCGTCTGTTTCGCCGTCGCGACCTTTCTCGCGAGCCTCTACAACCCCGCGACGCTGTTCGAACTCGGCGACGCGGCCTTTAGCGGCTTCGCTCAGTTGGCGCTGCCGATCGTTCTGGCTCTCTACTGGCGCGGGACGACGCGGTCCGGCCTTATCGCCGGTATCGTCGGGAGCCAGGCGTTTTACCTCTCGAGTCTGTTCTTCCCACCGCTCCCCGGAAGCTACGCGGGGTGGACGGCTGGCGTCGTCGGCATGCTCCTCGGGGTCGTACTCACCGTCGTCGTCTCGTGGGCGACCACCTCGGTCGTCGAAGACCGACGCTCGCGGTACTTCGACGGCTCGATGGGGGACTGA
- a CDS encoding HFX_2341 family transcriptional regulator, translating to MQTHIVPVGFDYDRLIAPLVRDQIDVDRVILLEGAVGSEANVEYSRHLSGKLEADFENLLGASTDRFVLENVYDYDAAFEQAYDLITNELDNGNEVWVNIAAMPRTVSFAFANAAHSLMVERQDEREQIHTYYTAPEKYLETELAEELRRQSTLLEELLDDEPINGADRAEVDQSGDGVDRDRIVNRLESARDLLSEFDERGTTIGAKEIDGSHIVELPVASFSNVKPFEEFILYKLGEDGEFASVSELAEALARELNEEYTDSFRSKVIYNVDRLGPGGKGYIEREEHGKSYRTRLSRIGELWVRSHSDDVLSE from the coding sequence ATGCAAACGCACATCGTTCCGGTCGGATTCGACTACGATCGGCTGATCGCCCCGCTGGTTCGCGATCAGATCGACGTCGATCGAGTCATCCTCCTCGAGGGGGCCGTCGGCAGCGAGGCCAACGTCGAGTACTCGAGACACCTCTCGGGCAAGCTCGAGGCGGATTTCGAGAACTTACTCGGCGCGAGCACGGATCGGTTCGTCCTCGAGAACGTCTACGACTACGACGCGGCGTTCGAACAGGCCTACGACCTGATAACGAACGAACTGGATAACGGGAACGAAGTCTGGGTCAACATCGCGGCCATGCCCCGAACCGTGAGCTTCGCGTTCGCAAACGCCGCCCACTCGCTGATGGTCGAGCGCCAGGACGAACGCGAACAGATTCACACCTACTACACCGCCCCGGAAAAGTACCTCGAGACCGAACTCGCCGAAGAGCTACGCCGGCAGTCGACCCTGCTCGAGGAACTTCTCGATGATGAACCGATCAACGGCGCTGACCGCGCCGAAGTGGATCAGTCAGGTGACGGCGTCGACCGCGATCGAATCGTGAATCGACTCGAGAGCGCTCGAGACCTGCTCTCGGAGTTCGACGAGCGGGGGACGACGATCGGTGCGAAAGAGATAGACGGTTCGCACATCGTCGAACTGCCGGTGGCGTCGTTTTCGAACGTCAAACCCTTCGAGGAGTTCATCCTGTACAAACTCGGCGAGGACGGCGAGTTCGCCTCCGTGTCGGAACTGGCCGAGGCGTTAGCTCGAGAACTCAACGAGGAGTACACCGATAGCTTTCGTTCGAAAGTCATCTACAACGTTGATCGACTCGGTCCGGGCGGGAAAGGGTACATAGAGCGCGAAGAACACGGAAAGTCCTACCGAACGCGACTCTCGCGGATCGGCGAGCTGTGGGTTCGATCGCACTCCGACGACGTGCTCTCGGAGTGA
- a CDS encoding cytochrome ubiquinol oxidase subunit I — translation MIDPVLASRLQFAIAITIHILFAALSIGLAPYLVYFTVQEVRTGQERYRKLREFWTKIFAVGFVMGTVTGIPMGFMFGTNFSAFSTVAGELIGGPLSFEAKMAFFLEAIFLGILLFGRDRVSGWMYALSSFFVALGAWLSAFWILVVNSWMQTPRGYETATSNGTEIVQMTDPLAAFFNPRFPWMFVHMQNAAIISVTLIIAGVAAYFLWHNRDSEVWQTALRVAVVVLILTSIFQVVHGDAYGQHVAETQPQKFAAMEAHYETERGADLHIIAVPTTLEGFTDPQADNLYKISIPHLASFLASGGDPGAEVTGLNDIEYESPPVAVVFWSFRIMVGLGFWFVGLGVWGAYNRLRGKLSESSRYLLATMLSAPLGFVALVTGWYVTEIGRQPWIIQGVLRTSDGVSPALTGAEAIISLVGTAGGYLVLLALFLYIGRRIVGEERADLLERSEPADESDRPDPTEVIADD, via the coding sequence ATGATCGACCCCGTTCTCGCGAGTCGCCTCCAGTTCGCCATCGCGATCACGATCCACATCTTATTCGCCGCGTTGTCGATCGGTCTCGCGCCGTATCTGGTGTATTTTACCGTCCAGGAGGTCCGGACCGGCCAGGAGCGCTACCGGAAACTCCGGGAGTTCTGGACCAAAATCTTCGCCGTCGGCTTCGTGATGGGGACGGTGACTGGCATCCCGATGGGGTTCATGTTCGGCACCAACTTCTCTGCGTTCTCGACGGTCGCCGGCGAACTCATCGGCGGCCCGCTCTCGTTCGAAGCCAAGATGGCGTTTTTCCTCGAGGCGATCTTCCTCGGAATCCTGCTGTTCGGCCGTGATCGGGTCTCCGGCTGGATGTACGCGCTCTCGTCGTTTTTCGTGGCCCTCGGCGCGTGGCTCTCGGCCTTCTGGATCCTCGTCGTCAACTCGTGGATGCAGACGCCGCGGGGCTACGAAACGGCCACCAGCAACGGCACAGAAATCGTCCAGATGACCGACCCGCTCGCCGCGTTTTTCAACCCGCGGTTCCCGTGGATGTTCGTCCACATGCAGAACGCGGCGATCATCTCGGTGACGCTGATAATCGCCGGGGTCGCCGCGTACTTCCTCTGGCACAATCGCGACTCGGAGGTCTGGCAGACGGCGCTTCGGGTCGCGGTCGTCGTCCTGATACTCACGTCGATATTCCAGGTCGTCCACGGCGACGCGTACGGCCAACACGTCGCGGAAACCCAGCCCCAGAAGTTCGCGGCGATGGAGGCCCACTACGAGACCGAACGCGGTGCCGACCTACACATCATCGCGGTCCCGACGACGCTCGAGGGGTTCACCGATCCGCAGGCCGACAACCTCTACAAGATCAGCATCCCCCACCTCGCGTCGTTTCTCGCCAGCGGAGGTGATCCGGGGGCGGAAGTGACCGGGCTGAACGACATCGAGTACGAGTCGCCGCCGGTCGCGGTGGTCTTCTGGTCGTTCAGAATCATGGTCGGGTTGGGATTCTGGTTCGTCGGCCTCGGCGTCTGGGGGGCGTACAACCGACTTCGAGGCAAACTGAGCGAGAGCTCGCGATACCTCCTCGCGACGATGCTCTCGGCACCGCTCGGATTCGTCGCGCTCGTCACCGGCTGGTACGTCACCGAAATCGGTCGCCAGCCGTGGATCATCCAGGGAGTTCTCCGGACGAGCGATGGCGTATCGCCCGCGCTAACCGGGGCCGAGGCGATTATCTCGCTCGTCGGCACCGCCGGCGGCTATCTGGTCTTGCTTGCTCTCTTCCTGTACATCGGCCGGCGGATCGTCGGGGAGGAACGAGCCGACTTGCTCGAGCGATCCGAACCAGCCGACGAGTCGGATCGCCCCGATCCGACGGAGGTGATCGCGGATGACTGA
- a CDS encoding undecaprenyl diphosphate synthase family protein — MGLYERYLTHRIGRYDADGPDHVALVITERDLLEEDAYETLTDFFEWAFEYASRVTVYVSVLDAAAVPTLRSDLETVETPRESAVRGPDDRTPADAPIQIGIGLGGKHEFTSAVRTLAAGVDEGDLEPADIDDESVEEHLIFPSEPDLVIKTGAERLSDFMIWQSVYSELYFTDVNWRDFRRRDFLRAVREFRNRSRRFGE, encoded by the coding sequence GTGGGACTGTACGAGCGATACCTCACCCATCGGATCGGTCGCTACGACGCCGACGGTCCCGACCACGTCGCGCTCGTCATCACGGAACGCGACCTCTTAGAGGAGGACGCTTACGAGACGCTCACCGACTTCTTCGAGTGGGCGTTCGAGTACGCGAGTCGCGTGACCGTCTACGTCAGCGTCCTCGACGCGGCGGCAGTGCCGACGCTTCGAAGCGACCTCGAGACGGTCGAGACGCCCCGCGAGAGCGCGGTCCGCGGACCGGACGACCGAACGCCGGCGGACGCGCCGATCCAAATCGGTATCGGTCTCGGCGGCAAACACGAGTTCACTAGCGCCGTCAGAACGCTCGCGGCCGGCGTCGACGAGGGTGACCTCGAGCCGGCGGACATCGACGACGAATCCGTCGAGGAGCACCTGATCTTCCCGTCCGAACCCGATCTCGTCATCAAAACCGGCGCCGAGCGGCTCTCGGATTTCATGATCTGGCAGTCGGTTTACTCGGAACTGTACTTTACCGACGTCAACTGGCGCGATTTCCGACGACGAGACTTCCTCCGTGCGGTTCGCGAGTTCCGCAATCGTTCCCGTCGGTTCGGCGAGTAG